In one window of Eleutherodactylus coqui strain aEleCoq1 chromosome 10, aEleCoq1.hap1, whole genome shotgun sequence DNA:
- the LOC136579768 gene encoding cytochrome P450 2F2-like — protein MQEEIDRVIGRDRSPATVDRNKMPYTEATIYEIMRFCDVIPISLPHVTSKDTIFKGFFIPKGTYVAPLLTSVHYDPEYYAEPNKFNPNNFLDDKGLFKKNDAHMPFSAGKRICLGESLARMELFLFFTSLLQNFTFKPIVPKEEISIRPTASGLGNVPPKYKCRVLPR, from the exons ATGCAAGAGGAAATTGACCGTGTTATAGGACGAGATAGAAGCCCAGCAACAGTGGACAGAAATAAGATGCCCTACACGGAGGCCACTATCTATGAAATCATGAGATTCTGTGATGTTATCCCAATTAGTCTTCCTCACGTCACATCAAAAGATACCATTTTCAAAGGATTCTTCATTCCAAAG GGCACATATGTCGCCCCACTCCTGACCTCCGTTCACTATGATCCTGAATATTATGCTGAACCAAACAAGTTCAACCCAAACAATTTTTTGGATGACAAGGGTCTCTTTAAGAAGAATGATGCTCACATGCCTTTTTCAGCTG GGAAAAGAATATGTCTTGGGGAGAGCCTGGCCCGGATGGAGCTCTTTCTCTTCTTCACATCCTTGCTGCAAAATTTCACCTTCAAACCCATAGTTCCAAAAGAGGAAATAAGTATCAGACCAACAGCATCCGGTCTTGGGAATGTTCCTCCAAAGTACAAGTGCCGTGTTTTACCTCGTTAG